Below is a genomic region from Myxococcus fulvus.
CGGGTGGTCCGTGAGCCCGTGCGCGCGTCACCGTTCGCGGACTATCTGGCGAGCGCCCTGGACCGGACGCCGCGCACGGCCTGTGTGCTGGCGGTGCGGACGGAGGCGCTGCGAAGGGTGGAGGGCTTCACGCCGCTGCGCATCGTCGCGGAGGACTACGACCTGCTGTTCCGGTTGGGGACGGAGCGGGGCTTCGCGTGGGTGCGCTCGCCGGTGATGGTGGGCTATCGCCAGCACCAAGGCTCCGAGTCGACGATGCTGGAGTCGGCGCATCAGGGCATGGCGTACCAGTTGATGCAGGAGCGACTGGGCCGCTATCCCGGAGGCTCTGAGCGCAGGCGCGAGCGGCTGGAGATGCTGCTGTACGCCACGCGGCACGTGTCACACGTGATGGTGGACCACCAGCGGATGGACCTCGCGATGGATTTGTACTGGCGGGGTCTGCCGTTCCATCGGGAGGCCCCCCGGTGGCGCTATTTGTTGGGGTTCCTGCCCAAGGTGGCGATGAGGCGGCTGGCGCACGTCGTCCGGCGTCGCTGAGCCCGGCCGAGCGGCCAGGGCCTTGCCCGTCCCGAGTCTCTGCGCAGCAGGCGGCCATCCGGGCTGCCGAGCGGAGCGAGGTCTGCGCATCTTCCGAGGGACGTTGGTGCAGCCCTTGCTCGGAGGCTCGACATGGACCGTGTCCGCTCGAAGAGGACGGTGGCGTCTCGCAGGCCGCGAGTGCAGCGACGCGGGAAGGTGTGGGGAGGCATCGACCTGGGCGGGACGAAGATCGAGGCCGTGGTCATCGATGGGCACGGCAAGCCGATAGGGCACGCGAGGCATCCGACCCCGACACAGGGCGAGCCGGCCGAGGTGGTGCGGGAGATGTACGGCGCGCTGGAGGAAGCGGTGCGGACGGCGGGGCTGCGGCTGACACGGCTGGGAGGTGTTGGCGTGGGGGCTCCCGGGGCGGTGGATGCGAACGCGGGGACGTTGGCGCGGGTGAGCAACGTGGGGCGTGGATGGACGGCGCCCTTTCCGCTGGCGGGGAGCCTGTCCGAGCTGACCCGTGGTGCCGTGGTGCTGGGCAATGACGTCCAGGTGGCGGTGGCGGCGGAGTATCGGCTGGGGGCGGGCCGTCCCTATCGCTCGGTGCTGGGCGTGTGGTGGGGCACCGGGGTGGGAGGAGGGTTGGTCCTGGACGGGGTCCCCTGGCGCGGCCGAGGGGCGGCCGGGGAGATTGGCCACATGGTGGTGAAGCCTGGAGGGGCGCGGTGTGGCTGTGGCCGGAGAGGCTGCATGGAGGCCTACGCGGGGCGTGGAAACCTGGAGCGCGAGGCGCGCAAGGCGGAGGAGAAGGGCGAGAAGACGCACTTGTTCGAGCTGATGCGCAAGAAGCAGCGCACGCGACTGACGAGCAGCATCTGGAAGAAGGCGTTGGACGAGGAGGACCCCCTGGCCACGAAGC
It encodes:
- a CDS encoding glycosyltransferase family 2 protein, encoding MPFFSVVIPTYNRARLLERTLVSVFAQEERDYEVLVVDDGSSDDTLEVLARLGEQVRVLQQANAGPGVARNRGIEAARGEYVVFLDSDDLWFPWTLSAYRQVIEEHRKPTVVMGTSVTFRDESELARVVREPVRASPFADYLASALDRTPRTACVLAVRTEALRRVEGFTPLRIVAEDYDLLFRLGTERGFAWVRSPVMVGYRQHQGSESTMLESAHQGMAYQLMQERLGRYPGGSERRRERLEMLLYATRHVSHVMVDHQRMDLAMDLYWRGLPFHREAPRWRYLLGFLPKVAMRRLAHVVRRR
- a CDS encoding ROK family protein; the protein is MDRVRSKRTVASRRPRVQRRGKVWGGIDLGGTKIEAVVIDGHGKPIGHARHPTPTQGEPAEVVREMYGALEEAVRTAGLRLTRLGGVGVGAPGAVDANAGTLARVSNVGRGWTAPFPLAGSLSELTRGAVVLGNDVQVAVAAEYRLGAGRPYRSVLGVWWGTGVGGGLVLDGVPWRGRGAAGEIGHMVVKPGGARCGCGRRGCMEAYAGRGNLEREARKAEEKGEKTHLFELMRKKQRTRLTSSIWKKALDEEDPLATKLIERAVHMLGVGLASAINLLDVEAVILGGGLGSRLGAEYAGRIHEAMSPHVFMTERQPPVLVAELGELSGAIGAALLVEPDVT